A single window of Toxotes jaculatrix isolate fToxJac2 chromosome 4, fToxJac2.pri, whole genome shotgun sequence DNA harbors:
- the si:dkey-162b23.4 gene encoding sodium/hydrogen exchanger 9B2, with translation MEETQPKPATPEPSPAPSPAPSPAPSPAPSPLLDRIALPAGNHVEHLNVNQIQVVVRRCSSPNVTEETTYFIPRNPVVDAGTNTDPPVVCCPLLHRFCPCPPRGLLASLVTKVLLAAVLFGVVWSITEDECLPGGNLFGITILFICALIGGKLVALIRLPRLPPFPPLLGMLLMGFLLRNIPVVTEGVYIDFRWSASLRNIALAVILARAGLGLDPMALRKLKTVCLRVAVGPCMIEACTTALVSHFLMGLPWVWGFILGFVLGAVSPAVVVPSMLLLQKDGYGVEQGIPTLLMAAGSFDDILAITGFTTCLGMAFATGSTWYNLLRGVLEVAGGMVAGTLLGFLIQYFPSVDQKHLVMKRSFLVLGLSVFAVFGSGVAGFPGSGGLCTLVLAFLAGLGWGTEKARVEEVVGWAWDMFQPLLFGLIGAEIRLSELEGHTVGLGIASLLIALLVRLLFTFVCVLCAGFNMKEKVFIALAWMPKATVQAAIGSTALDMARTKDDKQMQKYGMDVLTVAVLAILLTAPVGALIIGLSGPRLLQRPKNSACGTAAGEDDNETPVTYESTL, from the exons CACCTAAATGTGAACCAGATTCAGGTGGTGGTACGACGCTGCTCCAGTCCAAATGTTACAGAGGAGACGACCTATTTTATTCCTCGAAACCCTGTGGTGGATGctggcacaaacacagacccacCAGTGGTGTGCTGCCCCTTGCTCCACAGATTTTGCCCATGTCCACCAAGAGGTCTCCTGGCCTCTCTCGTTACCAAAG tCCTTTTGGCAGCTGTGCTCTTTGGAGTGGTTTGGTCTATCACAGAGGACGAATGTCTTCCAGGGGGAAACCTGTTTGGCATCACAATACTCTTCATCTGTGCACTCATCGGTGGCAAATTGGTGGCTCTCATCCGTCTGCCCAGACTTCCACCATTCCCACCACTCCTCG GTATGCTGCTGATGGGTTTCCTGCTGAGGAACATCCCGGTTGTAACAGAGGGGGTGTACATTGACTTCAGATGGTCTGCATCACTGAGAAACATCGCTCTGGCTGTGATTCTGGCCAGAGCTGGTCTCGGGTTGGATCCCATG gCTCTGAGGAAACTAAAGACCGTGTGTCTACGAGTGGCAGTTGGGCCCTGCATGATAGAGGCTTGCACCACAGCTCTGGTCTCTCACTTCCTCATGGGCTTGCCCTGGGTGTGGGGCTTCATCCTTGG GTTTGTGCTGGGCGCTGTGTCTCCAGCAGTGGTGGTTCcctccatgctgctgctgcagaaggaTGGATATGGCGTGGAGCAGGGCATCCCCACCTTGCTGATGGCTGCAGGCAGCTTTGATGACATTCTTGCCATCACTGGGTTCACCACATGCTTGGGCATGGCCTTCGCCACAG GCTCCACTTGGTACAACCTCCTCAGAGGTGTACTGGAGGTGGCCGGCGGGATGGTGGCTGGAACTCTTCTTGGCTTCCTCATTCAATACTTTCCTAGTGTTGACCAG AAACACTTAGTGATGAAGCGTTCCTTCTTGGTCCTGGGTCTGTCCGTCTTTGCTGTGTTCGGCAGCGGTGTGGCTGGCTTTCCCGGCTCTGGAGGCCTCTGCACCCTGGTGCTGGCATTTCTGGCTGGGCTCGGCTGGGGGACAGAAAAG GCACGTGTGGAGGAAGTGGTAGGGTGGGCGTGGGACATGTTTCAGCCTCTACTCTTTGGACTCATTGGAGCAGAGATTCGACTCTCTGAGCTGGAGGGACACACAGTTG GTCTGGGTATTGCCTCTCTGCTCATTGCTCTCCTGGTTCGACTTCTGTTCacctttgtatgtgtgttgtgcGCGGGCTTTAACATGAAGGAAAAAGTGTTCATAGCCCTGGCGTGGATGCCCAAAGCCACAGTGCAG gcAGCCATAGGCTCCACAGCTTTAGACATGGCCAGAACAAAGGACGACAAGCAGATGCAGAAGTACGGCATGGATGTGCTGACAGTGGCCGTGCTGGCCATCCTTCTCACAGCCCCTGTAGGAGCTCTTATTATAGGGCTTTCTGGACCTCGTCTGTTACAGAGACCGAAGAACTCAGCCTGTG GCACTGCAGCAGGTGAAGATGACAATGAAACTCCTGTCACCTATGAAAGTACACTCTGA